GCAAAGTAGTTTGCAATTCACAGACTCGTGACctggacatttttctctttattgttgtgaaaaaaaagcagaaataaaatgaagatGAAATATTGTACTGTCTTGTTGTAAACCTTTCTTTGACATTGTTTGCTTGCCTCACAGTGCTTCACAAGTAACTGatattcagtcttttttttttttttgatgatacACATTATATTACTAGGGTGTACCAATACAAATGTTACAAGTATTATGCCAGAaattttaaaactgaatgaataaaataaagaacaCTATTAAATAAAAGTCCTCACTAGAATTTATTTATAAGgtcttaaaataaaatcaaacattttaggCACAAATGCACCACAGATACAACTGAAGCCAATCAAAAAGGACAATACACTTCTTATTTATGTCTAAAggaaaacagatttttacatTCCAAAAACAGCACCAACTAACCGCAGACTAAATCACCAACTCTTCCTGCCATGTGGGTTGCTATAATATCACACAGACTAATATGAGTGACATGTTTTCCGGTGGACTGGGCCCCCGCATCCGTTAATTGACCTAACAGATCTCCGACTGACCTTCAGACTGGAGCTAGAGATTCCCAGTTAAATCACGGCCGCGGCCCACAATTTGTGTGTCACACATCGCCCTGGGAAATAGGGCAGTGCCTCATCCATGCCGTCAGATAGGGATGTGGGTTGGTGGATGCACTTTTGCTCCTCTCCCAATTGCAAAAATTAAAATTGGTAACCACAGGCAGAAGACAGTATGAAGAGATCACTGCACAATATCTATTTTTTCATATCTGTAGTTttgaatgtttaaaatatttgggAGGAAGTTATCTTTTTTGgtgttgttcatgttttcacaatgacataatataacatttttgcATGAGCTGAACGTTTTtgataaaaatacttttaatgaAAGTGTAATGACTAAAGATACATTTGGAAATGTCTTTTGCCATTAAGCATGGTGAGGAGAATATCAGTCAAAAGACAAGATTAATTAAAGAATAttaccaataaaaaaaatgaataatcaaaTGAAACATTAGAAGTGAGATAGGAAGAACATAACTTGCAAGTTGCAATGAGatgaacataaaatgaaaaacatcaaaaagaaTTGTTCAGTTTGGGTAAAAGGAGACTAAATTCTGGCAAACAATGGAGAGTCTTGTTGTTCAATATCAGGATccataataatacaaaaacataattagaTAATCTATGAGATCTATGTTGCGTTTCACAGGAGATGCTTTAAGACTTCAGTTAAAAGGAAATGAATAAGGAGGGATGGCTTACACTGTTGAGAGACACTCAACACAAACTAGTGAGCAGCTCCTCAAATGAATCTTTGGGTGAGTAAAGCCCTCCAGAGGTTGTTTTGCAAACTGCAACCAAGAAGACGCCGTACAGCTCCatcacagagacaaacaaaagagaGTTCAAAAGAGCGCTGAATAAAATTCAAAAAGTGTTCCAGTAAAGTTTTCACAATTCCCAGCTGGAAAGAGAATCTGTTTGCAGCAGGTattctccccccctccctccactgcacacacacacacacacaccaaagttACGGTAAAAGacatttaatatgaataatCCAACACCTCTGCTGTCTGCGGACAAATTTGTTTCTCTTGGCATTTGGTCTTCCAAAGTTCTGGTCTGTGTTTTGGTTCTAAGCCTCGGTGTTTTTTGGCACTGCCAAGTATTCTGTTTTAACTCGGCAGGGTGATCAAATTTAATTGCCTGAAGCATACTCATAAAACTGATGTGAGTTGACTTGAGTTGACTCAGCAGAAAATAAATCTTGTTCCAGTCAGTCATGCTGCTGGTCGGACTGGCaacattatgttgtttttattcaggCCACTGGAGATGATGGAAAAAAGGGATCAGTGGAGTCAGGCAGAAGTTCTGGTAGATGTGTCTCATTACTTCCAGGAGCAACCAACTGCTGATATTATAAATACGACTAAAAAAATTTAATAAGCAGTTGTGTTTGCATCTAAATTAAATGACATAagttaaatgtaataaaatggcATATGATCCAAATAGAGTCAAATAAGCAGCAATAAAAGTTACATGAATGTGATCATATTAACAGGAGAAAATGATATCATTGCCGTGCATTATGACTAAGGATTCACCTCAATACACCACCTGATCTACAACATCTAGTGGAGCTAGAAACCACATCATATGTCTGGGTTCAAATTCTACAACATATTTGCAAAGAGTCAgccttttatttcatttaaggAACTAGAAAATCAGATTTAAgccccccctccactcaaaaatgtgttttacttattgtcccttcagttggatgtttgagcttcactgtgcagaatgatgtacgtgcagaATTTGACAttagaaagatgttttcattcatctgctgaagagggaaagtttctctgtgcacCCCTTAAATCTTTCGTTTACGAGCGTGATTTTGTGACATTGTAGCTAGTTTGGAAGCTGCAATGTCATCAATCATGATCTCATACGCAACTTACCTacgtgtgatgtggaaacctgaaacCTCTGGCACACATAGGCTACACTGAGACTGTGCTTTTCAGTGAAGCAGTGAAGttttgtgtccagctgtttaACTCAGTGAGGGAGAGGAAGTAGATGTGCTTGATTTTgtttcatggaaaaaaacatatcagacacaaattattactcAATGCAacttatatttataaaaacatctcTGGTGGGAATCTTTAAAGTTAGTAAAACTATTTTGGTTTGAAATAGTCAGACGTTGAAAAGGGATTAATGAACTCTTTTCTTATAGTCAAATTTGGTTAATAGGTAAGTGACACCACACAAGACCACACTAGATAGCCTACCCTGCATGGGCgcaaaaggttttattttattgatttatttatttcttcttagTTGGCAGGATTCTAAGGAAGATATTCAGCTTTCACAATCTATAACCAATGTTTTGAGATTAAAATCATTTGGGTTGCGCAACTCAGTTTCGAATCAACTGTACAACCATCCTCATTCTTTAGTGTCTACAATTCTCATTTTCATGTGTGTTCAACCACAATCCATTAACAATTTCCTGTTTAGGCGAGTCATCGCCTACAGTATTTGTTCAGTGgtgaactgaaaaaaatgtttaacagaAATGGGATGGatgactgttttcattttcaatgagACACtaaaaaacagaccaaaaaaaaaaaaaaactgggtcTAACAAAGTCGGCCCAGTGCCATGTTGACTTACTGGAATTGACCAAAGCAAGTATTCCAATAAATCACTCCTCCTCAAATTGGTCTCCCCCATCATCTACTTCCGAAGCAAAGTATTTCCATCTGCATCACACTGTTCGTTTGTTTGAGTGCAGTAGGCCTGACGAGATGGGCAAAAAAGTTTGATTTGGCAACCTTATTGTAATCATTATATGATTCTCGCTCGCTCAACAAAACTATTGACATTAATTAAAGTTCTGGGAATCCTGTGCCACTGGGTCGCCAACTACAGAAATGGGTCCAATTAGCATTGAGTTATGGGGGGGGTTTGTAAAAAGGGCAAAAGATCATTGTATTGGGACAGTTCATGGCTCAGTGATTGATAAATATGAATTATCATCTACCCTATTCACAGAGGAAAAATGTTTAGTTTGCATAGTTTGTAAGTTATTAGTTATTAGAAGATGAATGAAAAACCTCCTTTAATCTAGAGTGATGTAGAATAAGATGTAAAATTTCcttagaagaaaaaaacaatcattaatGCTCAGtgatataatttttttttaatgttacatgattaaaggatagcttcacaatttttcaagtctgtcctaaaataataatcaggTGCCTAAGTGAACCTTGAcccatgttttttttgctgtaatcattcctcctgttcatactggacattcagtgatcccttcataatgcattttcaatataagtgatgggggacaaaatccacatcccagttttaaagtttatttgaagctaatatgaggcttcagccattcaaattagtcaaatcaagtcaatatctttccaagttacagtctttttagtgccaaattccttcTCTTTGTTAccatccttccactgcagctgaacaagaaaacactgtctgtcgaGACACAAAGGGGGAGTTTTTAACTAAAAAGAATGTAACTCTGGAatatatccactttatttgactaactcagacgaCTGAAGCCtcattatcttcagataaacttttaaatacattttagctcaaaaggaggactgtggattttgtctcccatcacttcaCCATAAGAAcgtttggaggggatcttctaatggtcagtatgaactaaaggaatgattacagcgagaaaaacctgcttcagtgttcatttgggcacgtgactattgttttaagacagtcttAAAAAATAGTGAATCCATCCTTTAAACTTTGCATGCAGTTTCTCACCACAGTTTGTGCATAACAACTACCAATGCGGGGATTCCCTCAATAAGATGTGGGAGACCACATCCTCCATAAAAGGTTGTAACTCAAAATCCTTAACTGTTGACAAGAGCAGTTTAACGTCAGTATACATCTCTGACTGGGGGATTCCACATATTTAAGTGTGTTTTGGAATATCTGTGAGGCATGCAAACAATGCGTGTTGCTTGGGCTACTGTGTTATCACCTCGAAAACAAGACTGGCTGCTTATTTTtggtgtgtgtctttctgtgtttgCGTGTCTCCTGTTTGCCTTTTACTCTCGTTTGcttttatcttctactggtgaatttttgctctctctgctctgatgTTCATTCATAAATTTCCAGCCTCTCTATCACAAATTGACCAATCCATCTGACTGCATTaatgcaaacttttttttttgtttcttggtGGCACTGGAAACAAAGCAATTGGTGACACTGAGAAAGTGCTTAATAACCTTCTGAGCCTTCTGAACCCGTGGAGAAGAACTGCTCCCCAAGGCGTTTGATTTTCTAACTAAGCAGCTGGTTAGTCCTCGTTAGTATGTCCATAAACTGTTGGCCTCTGAGTCACAAAGGCAATAAATCTAGACTGGAATACCTCAGGGGGCTGACGTATCTGTCTATGAAGTAAGCCAAAGCTGAAACCACATCCCGCTTGCTTTCTAAGGTTATTGGTTTTCCTTGTATTCACCAAGGCAAAGGCAAAGAGAACCTTGATCTGTAACCTGTCCTCTCTGGGTATCTTCCAAGCCTGATAGGTTCAGCTTCAAGACTCTTTGGGTTAGCCAGATTAGCTTGAGTTCATTAGTGGCCTATGAAGCTATCCATAAGGGGTTAATGTCCTTTTTTCATGTGTGATACAGGCATGAAACAGCCTCTTTAGCTTTCAGCTAACAACATACTGAATTactctgaaaaaaacaacaaaacattcatcACAACACATTAGCCTGTTGGTCTATAGCATTAGCAAACTAGCATTCAAACATAAGCTAGACTCCAAGTATTTTGCTTAGTTAACAGGCTGCTAAACTAAAAAAAGGTGTGTTATCTTCTAGCTAATCTAGCTAGTAATGCTAAACAAATTAGTCGCCATTCTGACTTAACTGAGTTAACAGCTACACTTAATTATGAAGGTCTTAGAGAAGTGCAATAAGTGTAAGAAGTGACCTTTACTAGACAGTACTTTGTAAAGAAGAACTTCTTTTTAGTGCCAGACACTGGTGACACTGTTCAGTGAAGCATTTCTCTAACAGGGAGCTTAGTGTGAGAATGACCTGGGTTGTTTAACCTTGAGGATATAAAGGTGACGCTGCTCACAGACAGTTCGACTTTGCCGTCATGCTGTCGGTGGTGTTATTTGAGATTCCGTTGTTGTTCACAACAAGAGAATTCCCATTGGAGAAACACCAAATTAAGATAGACAAAGAAGAACATTCCTGCTGTATGCAGTAAAATGGAGAATGTATTctttttcacacatacagtaattacATACACGCTCAAAAACTTTGTGGTAAGAGCGTCAGGCCTTCAGACAGAACTTGAAAAACACCTCCGGAAACCACCAAAATTAACAAACTGTTATTATGTTTCCATTTTTCacttattgttgcagctgttgCCAATAACAACGGCAATACAGACAGTTAAAAAACACGTCATAGGCACCACATCCCAGCAAAGACAGATTTCATAGTTCTTGTATATCacgtagaaaaaaaaaagataaatgcatTCACATGTAAAGAGAAAGCAGGGAGGATTTTTAAAGATCTTGAGCAAGATGATGATGACTCACTGCCTTTATTCTGAATGATAAGACTCTCATTTAATATTGCAATGCATTTCACCAATGCATTGCAATACATGTATAAATTGGCATTTACATACATGTTCCATGACTTTTTTGtcttctcctgtttttctttatttgtttggttGTATTCTTGGGTTTTAGTGGGTTTGCATGGTGCCAGCACAAGCTATAGTCTACCTACGCATTTTCcagtatttaaaagttaagaTTAAATCAAAGGGATTATTCAGCAGACAAGCATGCGTACAGGAACGCTAAACTAAGAACACAAAATATGTGTGAGTTCCAAGTAACTGAGTCACAGTAATATACTCTTTTttatataatcttttttttttaaatggcatttACTGTGAATTTCTTGCATAATTTGAATGCATTATAAGTTGACCTGTAAGGGTCAGGCTCAGGTTTGAGttgggggaggagagaggaggggaatgGACCCAGGCAAGATTCAAGTTCAGAGCAGACTATTTAAATGGGGGAAACCTGCAGAGAGGCATTTGTCATCTCTGTCATTCAGTGTAACAGGAGAACAGCTACGAAAAACACAGGTAAGACTATGATATGATTatgatatatattgatataatatttgTATAGGGGGCCATTATGGTGCagaaaagaataataatattaattcaAGTAATTCTATCATTTTTTCTTGTATAAGCAAAGTAAATGAGGAAATTATGAAtgttaaattacttttaaaatcTAAACAAATTCATAACATTTTGcttaagaaaaaatatgtaatatgtatgtAACAAGAAATACTGAACTTATTTGCAGAAATgcaaagaacattttgttaGTTATGGTGCAgatttttgttatgttttcttACGTACTttgttcatttacatttatttattctaccAGGATGCGCATCCTTCTGGccctcctctgtgtctctgttgcaGCAGCTCCTGGGTGCACCAGTCTTCCTACAAAGGGAGAATCTACGAGAAACACCATACAGAGTATCATAAACATAGCCCAGATTACCCTGGTCCACATTAAGAAACTCAGAACAAAGGTATGCGTATTGCTTCATATAAACATAGTTTAATAATGTCTCACAgtacagtctgtctgtctcagtctGTGGTTTAAAGAGAGTCCAGGACATGTATTAAACTCTCcatctgattattattatctgcTTTGTTACATTTCCAGTAACTTGTAAGCATTACAAGCATAACTAAGTAAGCATAACTTTACTGTAAATTTTCCTTATAGCACAGTCATATAATAGTAAAAAGGAATGCATTACATTAAATCTCCCCCGCAGCAAAACTAAACAACATACTGGCATACAGCtaacatcttcttcttcttttccttagTTGCCTGTGGCTCCTCAGATAGAAGTCATCACTCCCTCCATTGAGGGACTAACTAGTATCAGCCATGACCTTGGACTTTTGGATAATGCACTACAAAACCCTTTCACAGAGCTTCTCAGCCAGATCCAGGCTGATGTCTCCAGCTTGGAGGGACGGGTGCGTTCCCTCGCCGTGACGATGGACTGTCCCGTCGCAGCCAGACCAAGAGTAGAGAGCAGTGACAATTCGTTCCCTGACAGCCAACTCTACCTGACTCTGACGAAGGTGCAGCTCTACCTGGAGAAGTTTCTTCACAACAAGGACAAACTCAAGGTCTGCTGACAAATCAAAACTCATGTCACAGGTATGCCGTGTCTTCCcataatgcaaaaataaaatttgcaCAAATAGTTCAGTGTAATTTGTCTTTGCACATATTATTTTTTCCTTATCCTTCTGTCTTTTGACTCCTTTCACATAGTACTGTAAAGCATgtagaaacattttcaaattaattcTAAATACTCAAGTAATAAGGATCTTGTTCTGGTtgctataaaatgttttatataatacaagtagctttgtgtttaatgttcatCCAACAATGATTTGGTAGACTTTTTGGAAACAGATGAATTTTACATGATTTTTaggtttatttatattatttgatatatttaaatgtttattgaaaatAGTCATAATAAAAAACCCCGAATTAATGGCAACAGATGTCTCTAACAGTATGGTTtacaatttaaaacatgtttttttaatatggGTATGGATATGCGATAATGTGCAATTTTAATGTATGAAAGCTTTTGTGAAGAAATGTATGGAAAACTCTCATGAATGTGCAATGTTGATGGCGTTTCATTTGAAGTGCACTGTTTATTCTTTGATATGATACTTTATAAAAGCCTTGAGCAGAAACATGAAGCTTGTGGTCAACAACAAGGATGTTAAGCTGACTTTGCAATAAAAATTTTAGTCaatatgtgtttgtctgtttctcatgaaaaaaatgaaatttgagaagaaaaggcattttttaaatgatcttcTTACTTGTGTGTTACTCTGAAAACAAAtcttatgttgttttaaagtctgGTCA
This genomic window from Thunnus maccoyii chromosome 23, fThuMac1.1, whole genome shotgun sequence contains:
- the lepa gene encoding LOW QUALITY PROTEIN: leptin a (The sequence of the model RefSeq protein was modified relative to this genomic sequence to represent the inferred CDS: inserted 1 base in 1 codon; deleted 1 base in 1 codon), yielding MRILLALLCVSVAAAPGCTSLPTKGESXEKHHTEYHKHSPDYPGHIKKLRTKLPVAPQIEVITPSIEGLTSISHDLGLLDNALQNPFTELLSQIQADVSSLEGRVRSLAVTMDCPVAARPRVESSDNSFPDSQLYLTLTKVQLYLEKFLHNKDKLKVC